A window of Streptomyces puniciscabiei genomic DNA:
GGTCCGCAGGCTGCCGGGGAGCCGCCGGGCCGCGCGGGAGCCGGAGTGGTGCTCCGCGAGGTCGCGGTAGACCTCCAGCGCGGACCGGTAGTCCGGCTCGGCCGAGGTGAACGGCCGGCGGCCGCTCGTCGCCACCAGGTGGTCGGCCTTGTCGAGACGGCCGAGGAGCGCCTGCTCCACGGCCTCGTCGTGGGCGTCCCGGTACCAGAGCGTGCCACCCGCCGGCACGGCGAGCAGCAGCACGCCCAGCAGCAGGGCGAGCGGGACTCCGGGCGGCCGGGCGAGCCGCGTGCGCAGCCCGGCGGTCCCGCCGTGCAGGGCGGCGAGCAGCAGGAGTACGGCGTAGCCGACGACCGCGGCGACCGGGATGCCGTCGGCGTCGGCGGGCAGCGCCACGAGCAGCAGCACGACCGTCGCCGTCCAGCACGCGGCCATGAGCACCCAGCGCCGCAGCAGCGCGTATCCGAGGCCCAGACCGCTCAGGTTCAGCAGGGCGACCGCGACGGCGCGCCAGGCGTCGGGGGGCGCGGGTGGCGGGCTCGACGGCATGGGCGGCAGCGGTGGCCCCGCGAACCCCTGGCTCGGACCGTACGGACTTCCGGACATGGTCGCTCCCCCCGTCAGCAGCGCCCCCATGGCTGCGGACCCGCAGTTTACGGGTCCGGGGAGCGGCCTGACAGAGGCTCGAACGGGGCCGAATTCATTGCGACTTGAACCGGTCATGCATAAGGCACACCACTACGGTCTCTACAAATTCCTTATTTGCCTCATGCCCCATTTGTCCGACTATCCTGGGCGACCGTGCCCGCCCAACGAAATGCGACGAAATCCGACGGGATCCAACGGGCCGGGTGGAAAGGGGACGGACGAGGCATGCACAGGTCACCGCTGCCCGCGCTCATGGCGCGGTTCGGACGGGCCGGCGGCGCCGAGGCCGCGCGCGCCGCCGTCGCGGCGGCTCTGACCTGGCAGATCTGCGCGCGGCTGCTGCACATCTCCGCCCCGTACGCGGGCGCCGTCGCCGCCGTCCTCATCGTCGAGACGACGGTCGTGGCCACGGTCTCCGCCGCCACCCGCTACGCCGCCGGATGCCTGCTCGGCGTCCTCCTCGCCCTGCCCGGCGCGCTGTACGCCGAGCCCGGCGCGCTGTACGCCGAGCCCGGCGTGGTGGGCCTTGCGGTCGTCGTCTTCGCCTCCGCGCTGGTGGCCCGGCACGCCTTCCTCGGCCACCACGGGCTGCACGTCCCGATGACCGCCCTGATCGCCTTCGCCCTGGTCCGCGGCCGCCACCCCGACGAGCTGGCCGCCCATCTCGCGGAGATCGTGCTGGGCCTCGCCCTCGGGCCGGCCTGCAGCCTGCTGCTGTTCCCCGCCGTGCGCGTGCGCTCCGCCGAGCGGGCGCTGGAGGAGCTGCGCCTGCTGGTCGCCCGGAACCTCGACGGCCTGGCCGACGCGGTCGTACGGCACGAGCGGCCGCGGACCGTGCTCGGCCCGGCCTGGGAGGACGACCTCGGCACGGCCCTGACCCGGGCCCGGGCCTGCGTGGCCGAGGCGCACGAGAGCCTGCGCTGGAACGTCCGGCCGACGGCCCGGCGCCGCCGCTGGCACCTGGACGACCGGGTGCTGGGCACGCTGACCGACGTGGCCGGGCAGGTGACCGCGACGGGCCGGCTCCTCGACGCCCACCCCGGCGCGGCCGAGGACCCCGGTTCCGGTTCCGCCTTCGCGCAGCCGTACGCCCGCCTGCTGCGGACGACCGCCCTTCGCGCCTACTCGTGCCGGGGCGGCCGGCCGCATCCCGCCCTGCCCGCGGCACGGCACGCCCTCGCCCGGCTCGGCGCGCCCGGCTGTGATCCCCCGGAGCGGGCCGGCACCGACCAGCGCCTCCTGCGTCCCCTGGAGTCGGCCCTGACGTGCCTGTCGGCGCCCGCACCCACACCGCCCGCCCGAGCCCACCGGCTCCTCGCCCCGCTACGGCCCTCACCGAGACGATGACTTCTCACCCCACCGCACTGCACGACACCACCAACGGGCACACCGCCGAACCCGCGCGCCGGCCGCCGACGAGACGCCCGCCGGCGCCCTGGCGCCGCCGCACCGGCTCCCGCGCACTCCTTGCCGTCACCCCCGCGCTGCTGCTCGCGGTCGTCGCCCTCACCGATCTGCTCACCCCGGACTGGCTGCACGTCTCCCCCGTGATGGCCGCCGTCCCGGTACTGGCCGCCGTGCTGCTGCCGTGCCGGGCGACGGCGGCGCTCGGCTGCGCCGCGCTCGTGATCACCGCGCTGCTCCAGTGGGACGCCGGCACTTGCGGGCACCCGGACGCGGACGTCACCCTCGTCAGCCTGTTCGTGGTCGGACTGACCTCGCTGGCCGCGTGCTCCCTGCGGCAGCGCCGGGAACGGCAGCTTCACCGGGTCCGCTCCGTGGCCGAGACCGCGCAGCGCGCCCTGATGCACCCCCTTCCCCGCCGTATCGACTCGCTCGCCCTGGGCGGTGTGTATCTGCCGGCCGAGTCGGAGGCGCGCATCGGCGGCGACTTCTACGAGGCCCTGCCCACGCCCTACGGCACCCGGCTCGTGATCGGCGACGTACGGGGCAAGGGTCTCCAGGCCGTCGGCGCCTCGGCGACCCTGCTCGGCGCGTTCCGTGAACTGGCCTACCGAGAGCCGTCCTTGACCGAAGTGGCGGAGCAACTGGACGAGCGGGCACGCCGGCACATCGCCGCGCTGGACGGCACACCGGACGGCGGGAGACCCGGCGGCACCGGCACCGGTGCCCTGTTCGCGGAGCGGTTCGCGACGGCGCTCCTGGTGGAGTTCCCGCCCGGCGAGCCCGTGGCCCGCATCGTGCACTGCGGGCACCCCGAGCCGTACGTCGTCCGCTCCGGCGGGGTACGGCCGTACGAGCCGGACCGGCCCGGCGCCCCGCTCGGCCTCGGGGACCTGCTGGCGGTGCGGCCCGCGGCCCAGACCGTGCCGTTCGCGCCGGGCGACCGTCTCGTGCTGTACACCGACGGGTTCATCGAGGCCCGCGACCGGCGTGGCCGCTTCCACGACCTGGCCGCCTCGGTGCGGGCGCACGCCGGCCGGCCGCTGGAGACGCTGGTGACCGCCCTCCGCCGCGACCTCCTGCACCACGTCCACGGCGACCTCGGCGACGACGCGGCCCTGGTCGCCCTGGAACGGCTGCCGTGACAGGGGAATACCGAACACCCCGACGACCGGCGGACCGGCCGCTGCCGAACAGCAGGCCAGGACCCTCGGTGGGTACGACGTGACCCCCGCGGCCTCGGGCACCGTTGCCCGCTCGCGCGAACCCGTTGTGGTTCTGCCCGTTCCTCGCCGCCGTGGGCCTCGGCCGGCGTGCCCGGAGGCCCTCTCGGACGCGTCTCGTCCCCCGCACGGCGCAATCGGGGTGCGCCGGAGGGGCGAGCGGCCGTGACCGGTGTGAGCTTGGTGGAAGGAGTGCGCACAGGAGACCTGCGATGAGGAGGCGGCATGTCCGAGGGAACCGGCGAGGGCGCACCGGCGCGCGCCGCCGTGCTGGACGGCCGCGGTGCCGAGGTGCCGTACGGCCGGACCGCCGACGCCTTCGCACAGGTCGGTGCGGTCGCGGACGCCGTGCTCTACGAGGGATACCTGCTCTACCCGTACCGCCGGTCGTCGCCGAAGAACCAGGTCCGCTGGCAGTTCGGCGTGCTGCTGCCCCGCGACTGGGTGGAGCGGGACGGGCCGGTCACGCCGGGGCTCTCCGGCTCCGCGGACTCCTGGTACCAGCAGACCGAGTGCCTGCTGCGAGCACCGCGCGCCGACGCGGTCGTACGGGTGCGGGTGCGCTGTCTGCAGATGCAGGACAAGCAGGTCGAGGCGGTCGGCCCGGACGGACGGTACCGCCCGGTCGAGTCGTTGCGGACGCCCGACGGCACGACGCATCTGTCGTTCGCGGAGGCGGTGCCCCGGGAGACCGACCTGGTGCTGCCGCTGCGGGAGCTGCTGGACGGCGGGCGTACCGCCCGGGTGGGTGCGGACGCCGGCACGGAGGCCGAGGCTCTGCCGGGCGGGACCGGGCGGACGGTACGGCGGCGCGGGGAGGTGCGGGCCGTGACGACGGTCGTGGCCGAACCGCTCGCGCCGGAGCTGTACCGGTTGCGGGTGCGCACCGAGAACACCGGCGGGGCGACGGACCGTCAGGCCCCACGCACCGAAGCGCTGCGGCACGCGCTGCTCGCCACACACACCCTTGTCGGCGGGGACGGCCTGGAGTTCGCCTCCCTGATCGATCCGCCCGTTGGTCTGGCGCAGCACGCGCGGGGCTGCCGGAACGCGTTCACGTTCCCGGTGCTCGCCGGCCCGCCTCAGCAGGGCACGACGGGCGCCGTCCTGCTGTCCGCTCCGATCATCCTGCCGGACTGGCCCCAGGTGGCGCCGGAGAGCCCGGGCGATCTGCACGACGCGGCGGAGATCGACGAGATCCTCACCCTGCGCACGATGCTGCTGACCGACGAGGAGAAGGCGGAGGCCCGGGCCACCGATCCGCGGGCGGCGGAGATCCTCGACCGGGTCGAGAACATGCCCCCGGAGGTCTTCGCCCGGCTGCACGGCGCCATCCGGTCCCTGACCCCGGCACAGACCCGGTCCGGCGCCGAGCGGCCCGCCTGGTGGCAGGAGGGCGGCGACGACGGCCTGTCCCCGAGCACCGACACGGTGCTCGTGGACGGCGTACCCGTGGGCGGCGGCAGCCGGGTCCGGCTGCGTCCGCGCGTCCGGGGCGCCGACGCGCAGGACATGTTCCTCCACGGAAGGACCGCGCAGGTCGCCGCCGTCCGCCACGACGTGGACGGCAGCGTGCACCTGGCGGTCACCGTCGACGACGATCCGGCCGCCGAACTGCACGGCTGGTACGGCCGTTTCCACTACTTCCGGCCCGACGAGGTGGAACCGCTCGGCCACGCGGACGTGTCCGATCCGGGCCCGGTGCGATCAGCCCGGCCGCGGTCCCCGCGGCCCCCGCGTCCGGCCGAACGGCCGGAGGAGGGACGGTGCGATGGATGTCCCTGAGGCACGCCCTGGCCGCCCCCAGGCCCGGACCGCCGTGGTCCCGGCCGTCCCCTACGACCGACCCCGAGACCGGCAGCAACGGAGGCCGCAGCGATGACCACACAGAGCGGTACCACCGATGTCCGCGGCGAGCCCAGCAGGGCCGAGGCGCGGAAGGGATTCGACGAGATCACCATCCTCTGGATCTCGGAGGGCATGAGCTGCGACGGCGACACGGTGTCGCTGACCGCCGCCGGCCAGCCGTCCATCGAGGACGTCGTACTGGGCCTCATCCCGGGCCTGCCGAAGGTCAACCTCGTCAACAAGGTGCTCTCACCGAGCCTGGGCGGCGAGGACTTCCTCGCTCCGTACCGTGCCGCGGCGCGGGGCGAGCTGGAGCCGTTCATCCTCGTCATCGAGGGTTCGGTCCCGAACCAGAACATCATTCAGGGCGACGGCTACTGGACGTCGTTCGGCAACGATCCCGACACCGGCGAGCCGCAGACCCTGAACTGGTGGATCGACCAGCTCGCACCCAAGGCCTGGGCGGTGGTGGCCGCAGGGACCTGTGCCACGTTCGGCGGCATCCACGCCATGGCCGGCAACCCGACCGGCTGCATGGGCCTCGCGGACTACCTGGGCTGGGAGTTCAAGGCCCGGTCGGGGCTCCCGGTCGTCAATGTCCCCGGCTGTCCCATCCAGCCGGAGAACTTCATGGAGACCCTCGTCTGGGTCCTCCAGCACGCCGCCGGTGCCGCTCCCCCGCCGCCGCTGGACCACATGCTGCGCCCGCAGTGGCTGTTCGGGAAGACCGTGCACGAGGGCTGCGACCGGGCCGCGTACTACGAGCAGGCCGACTTCGCGAGGGACTACAACTCTCCCAAGTGCCAGGTGAAGGTGGGCTGCTGGGGTCCGGTCGTCAACTGCAACGTGCCCAAGCGCGGCTGGATGGCCGGCATCGGCGGCTGCCCCAACGTCGGCGGGATCTGCATCGGCTGCACGATGCCGAGCTTCCCCGACGCGTTCATGCCGTTCATGGACGAACCCCCGGGCGGCACGCTGTCGACCATGCTCGTCAAGCCGTACGGAGCCGTCGTCCGCCGGCTGCGCGGCCTGACCAACGACGTGGTGAACCACGAGCCCAAGTGGCGCCACAACAAACGCAAGCTGACCAGCGGTTACGACCCGCACTGGCGCGCCTGACGCCGCCCGTGCCCGTCCCGCCACCGAACCGCCCGACCCCAACAGCGAGGGGCAGTACCGCAGATGACCACGACCGAGTCCCGGCCCACGGAACGCAAACCCGCCCAGATCGTCGACATGTCCTGGGATCCGATCACCCGGATCATCGGCAACCTGGGCATCTACACGAAGATCGACTTCGCCAACCAGGAGGTCGTCGAGTGCCACAGCACCTCGTCGCTCTTCCGCGGCTATTCGGTGTTCATGAAGGGCAAGGACCCGCGTGACGCCGGTTTCATCACCTCGCGCATCTGCGGGATCTGCGGCGACAACCACACCACCTGCTCCAACTACGCCCAGCAGATGGCCTACGGCGTCAAACCGCCGAAGCTGGCCGAGCACATCACCAACCTCGGCGAGGCGGCGGAGTACATCTTCGACCACACGATCTTCCAGGACAACCTGGTCTTCGTGGACTTCTGCGAGGCCATGGTCAAGGCCACCAACCCCGGTGTCCTGGCCCGCGCCGAGCGCACCGACGCACCCCGCGGGGACGTCCACGGCTACCGGACGATCGCCGACATCATGAAGGCCTTCAACCCCTTCGAGGGCGAGGTCTACAAGGAGGCGCTGAAGGTCAGCCGGATCACCCGGGAGATGTTCTGCCTGATGGAGGGGCGGCATGTGCACCCCTCCACGATGTACCCGGGCGGCGTCGGCACGATGCCGCAGCCGAACACCTTCACCGACTACCTCAGCCGCCTGATGCGCGTCATCGACTTCATCAAGAAGGCGGTGGCGATGAACGACGACGTCTTCGACTTCTTCTACGAGGCCCTGCCCGGCTACGAGGAGGTCGGCAGGCGCCGGATCCTGCTGGGCTGCTGGGGCGCCTTCCAGAACCCGGACGTCGTCGACTACCGCTACGCGACGATGAACGAGTGGGGCCGGGCGATGTACGTCACCCCCGGCGTCATCGTGGACGGCAAGCTGGTCACCAACAACCTGATCGACATCAACCTCGGGCTGCGCATCATGCTGGGCAGCTCCTTCTACGAGGACTGGGTGAACGAGGATCCGTTCGTCACCCACGACCCGCTGGGCAACCCCGTCGACATGCGCCACCCGTGGAACCAGACCACGGTGCCGGTGCCGCAGAAGCGGGACTTCGACGGCAACTACAGCTGGGTGATGAGCCCGCGCTGGTACCACCCCGAGACCGGTGAGCACCTCGCGCTCGACACCGGAGGCGGCCCGCTGGCCCGGCTGTGGTCCACCGCGCTCAGCGGCCTGGTCGACACGCCGTACGTGAAGGCGACCGGCGGCAGCATCCGCATCACCCTGCCCAAGGGCGAGAAGCTGCCGGAGCAGACCCTGGAGTGGCGCATCCCGAAGTGGAGCAACACCCTCGAACGGGACCGCGCCCGGCCGTACTTCATCGCCTACGCCGCCGCCATGGCCCTGCAGTTCCTGGAGGAGGCCATGGGGATGCTCAGGAACGGCGACACCAAGGTGTTCGAGAACTTCGAGGTTCCGGACGAGTCGATCGGCTGCGGCTTCCACGAGGCGGTGCGCGGGGTCCTCTCCCACCACCTGGTGATCCGGGACAAGAAGATCGCCAATTACCACCCGTACCCACCGACCCCGTGGAACGCCAGCCCCCGCGACATCTACGGCACGCCCGGCCCCTACGAGGACGCCGTCCAGGGCCAGCCGATCTTCGAGGAGAACGGCCCCGACGACTTCAAGGGCGTCGACATCATGCGCACCGTGCGCAGCTTCGACCCCTGTCTGCCGTGCGGTGTCCACATGTACATGGGCAAGGGCAAGACCCTGACCACGGTGCACTCGCCCACGTACGGAGCGAACCATGGCTGACACCGCCGTACGGCTCCCCGACCCGGCGGTGGAAGCGCGGCTCGCCCGTCTCGACGAGGTGCTGGCAGGGCTGGAATCGGCACCCGGCCCGGCGCTCGAGGCGGTGCGGCTGCTGACCGAGGTCTACGGCGAGGCGCTCGCCCGCGTGCTGGACGGCGCGGACGAGCGGCTGCGCGAGCGGCTCGCCGACGACGAGCTGCTCGGGCACCTCCTGGTCCTGCACGACATCCACCCCGAGCCCGCTGAGCGCAGAGCCGCCCGCGCGGTGGAGAAGCTGCGGCCGGCGGTGCGCGAGCGCGGCGGTGACCTGGAGTGGGCCGGTGTCGACGGGCAGGTGGCGCGGGTGCGGCTGACCTCCGGCGGCGGGTGCGGATCCGGGTGCGGCGGCGGCTCGGCGGAGATCGTCGAAGCGGTCCGGGACGCGGTGCTGGCCGTCGCCCCGGAGCTGACCTCGGTGGAGACGGTGCCGGACGCCGCCGAGCGGAAGCGGGCGCCCGCGTTCGTACCGCTGAGCACGATCAGGCGCCGGACCGTGCCCGAGGAAGTGCGGTGAGGGTGGACGGCGCCCTCGCCCGGGTCATCCGCTCCGCGGCCGACCGTGCAGCGACGGGCGAGGCCGAGCTCTGCGAGCTGTGCGCCGCCCGCCTGGCCGTCGACCATGCCCACCTGTACGACACGGGCGCCGCAGAGGTGCGGTGCGCGTGCGGACCCTGCTCGGTGCTGTTCGCCGACGACGGCGCGGGCGAGGGCCGCTACCGGCTCGTGCCCCGGCGCCGGCTACGGCTGCCGCCGGTCGACACGGCGGTGCTGGGTGTCCCGGTGGGTCTGGTGTTCTTCGTGCCGCGCTCCGACGGCTCGGTCACCGCACAGGGGCCGAGCCCGGCCGGAGCCATGCGGTGGGAGGTGGACGCGGCGGCCTGGCAGCGGCTGGCCGCCACGGTTCCGCAGCTCGCCGCCATGGCACCCGACGTGGAGGCGCTGCTGGTGAACACCGTGCGGGGCCTCGACGAGCACTGGATCGTGCCGGTCGACGACTGCTACCGGATGATCGCCCTGGTCCGCCGCGAGTGGCGGGGCCTCTCCGGTGGCGGCCGGGTCTGGCCGGCCGTAGAACAGTTCTTCAGGGAGCTGACCGAGCGGTCCTGAGGACCCGG
This region includes:
- a CDS encoding NifU family protein, producing MADTAVRLPDPAVEARLARLDEVLAGLESAPGPALEAVRLLTEVYGEALARVLDGADERLRERLADDELLGHLLVLHDIHPEPAERRAARAVEKLRPAVRERGGDLEWAGVDGQVARVRLTSGGGCGSGCGGGSAEIVEAVRDAVLAVAPELTSVETVPDAAERKRAPAFVPLSTIRRRTVPEEVR
- a CDS encoding nickel-dependent hydrogenase large subunit; its protein translation is MTTTESRPTERKPAQIVDMSWDPITRIIGNLGIYTKIDFANQEVVECHSTSSLFRGYSVFMKGKDPRDAGFITSRICGICGDNHTTCSNYAQQMAYGVKPPKLAEHITNLGEAAEYIFDHTIFQDNLVFVDFCEAMVKATNPGVLARAERTDAPRGDVHGYRTIADIMKAFNPFEGEVYKEALKVSRITREMFCLMEGRHVHPSTMYPGGVGTMPQPNTFTDYLSRLMRVIDFIKKAVAMNDDVFDFFYEALPGYEEVGRRRILLGCWGAFQNPDVVDYRYATMNEWGRAMYVTPGVIVDGKLVTNNLIDINLGLRIMLGSSFYEDWVNEDPFVTHDPLGNPVDMRHPWNQTTVPVPQKRDFDGNYSWVMSPRWYHPETGEHLALDTGGGPLARLWSTALSGLVDTPYVKATGGSIRITLPKGEKLPEQTLEWRIPKWSNTLERDRARPYFIAYAAAMALQFLEEAMGMLRNGDTKVFENFEVPDESIGCGFHEAVRGVLSHHLVIRDKKIANYHPYPPTPWNASPRDIYGTPGPYEDAVQGQPIFEENGPDDFKGVDIMRTVRSFDPCLPCGVHMYMGKGKTLTTVHSPTYGANHG
- a CDS encoding PP2C family protein-serine/threonine phosphatase translates to MTSHPTALHDTTNGHTAEPARRPPTRRPPAPWRRRTGSRALLAVTPALLLAVVALTDLLTPDWLHVSPVMAAVPVLAAVLLPCRATAALGCAALVITALLQWDAGTCGHPDADVTLVSLFVVGLTSLAACSLRQRRERQLHRVRSVAETAQRALMHPLPRRIDSLALGGVYLPAESEARIGGDFYEALPTPYGTRLVIGDVRGKGLQAVGASATLLGAFRELAYREPSLTEVAEQLDERARRHIAALDGTPDGGRPGGTGTGALFAERFATALLVEFPPGEPVARIVHCGHPEPYVVRSGGVRPYEPDRPGAPLGLGDLLAVRPAAQTVPFAPGDRLVLYTDGFIEARDRRGRFHDLAASVRAHAGRPLETLVTALRRDLLHHVHGDLGDDAALVALERLP
- a CDS encoding DUF5947 family protein, which translates into the protein MRVDGALARVIRSAADRAATGEAELCELCAARLAVDHAHLYDTGAAEVRCACGPCSVLFADDGAGEGRYRLVPRRRLRLPPVDTAVLGVPVGLVFFVPRSDGSVTAQGPSPAGAMRWEVDAAAWQRLAATVPQLAAMAPDVEALLVNTVRGLDEHWIVPVDDCYRMIALVRREWRGLSGGGRVWPAVEQFFRELTERS
- a CDS encoding FUSC family protein, giving the protein MHRSPLPALMARFGRAGGAEAARAAVAAALTWQICARLLHISAPYAGAVAAVLIVETTVVATVSAATRYAAGCLLGVLLALPGALYAEPGALYAEPGVVGLAVVVFASALVARHAFLGHHGLHVPMTALIAFALVRGRHPDELAAHLAEIVLGLALGPACSLLLFPAVRVRSAERALEELRLLVARNLDGLADAVVRHERPRTVLGPAWEDDLGTALTRARACVAEAHESLRWNVRPTARRRRWHLDDRVLGTLTDVAGQVTATGRLLDAHPGAAEDPGSGSAFAQPYARLLRTTALRAYSCRGGRPHPALPAARHALARLGAPGCDPPERAGTDQRLLRPLESALTCLSAPAPTPPARAHRLLAPLRPSPRR
- a CDS encoding hydrogenase expression protein HypE; this translates as MTTQSGTTDVRGEPSRAEARKGFDEITILWISEGMSCDGDTVSLTAAGQPSIEDVVLGLIPGLPKVNLVNKVLSPSLGGEDFLAPYRAAARGELEPFILVIEGSVPNQNIIQGDGYWTSFGNDPDTGEPQTLNWWIDQLAPKAWAVVAAGTCATFGGIHAMAGNPTGCMGLADYLGWEFKARSGLPVVNVPGCPIQPENFMETLVWVLQHAAGAAPPPPLDHMLRPQWLFGKTVHEGCDRAAYYEQADFARDYNSPKCQVKVGCWGPVVNCNVPKRGWMAGIGGCPNVGGICIGCTMPSFPDAFMPFMDEPPGGTLSTMLVKPYGAVVRRLRGLTNDVVNHEPKWRHNKRKLTSGYDPHWRA